One segment of Calditrichota bacterium DNA contains the following:
- a CDS encoding TrpB-like pyridoxal phosphate-dependent enzyme has product MKQSKIILSESEMPQHWYNIQADLPEQAPPPLHPATHKPAGPDDLAAIFPMELIKQEVSSERYIPIPDDLLEIYSLWRPTPLVRAYRLEEFLGTPARIYFKNESVSPAGSHKPNTAVAQAYFNMKEGNHRLATETGAGQWGSALSFATSLFDMECVVYMVKVSYQQKPFRKSLIHLWGAEIYASPSENTEFGRKVLEKDPNSLGSLGIAISEAIEDTVTHPGTKYALGSVLNHVLLHQTIIGQEAKKQFELIGDYPDTVIGCVGGGSNFAGLAFPFLQDKISGKKKDMKVLAIEPASSPSMTKGYYRYDYGDSAGMTPLMKMHTLGHNFMPPGIHAGGLRYHGMAPLVSLTNKLGLVEARSYHQLDTFKAGIDFARTEGIVPAPETDHAILAAIDEAMKCKETGEEKAILFNFSGHGHFDMAAYDDYLAGKLANYAYPKELIEEAMKDVPVID; this is encoded by the coding sequence ATGAAACAGTCGAAAATCATTTTGAGCGAATCCGAAATGCCGCAGCACTGGTACAATATTCAGGCAGATTTGCCTGAACAGGCCCCGCCTCCCCTGCATCCGGCCACACACAAGCCGGCCGGCCCGGACGATTTGGCGGCCATTTTTCCAATGGAACTCATCAAGCAAGAGGTGTCTTCGGAACGGTATATTCCTATTCCGGACGATCTGCTGGAAATTTACAGCCTCTGGCGTCCCACGCCCCTGGTGCGTGCGTATCGGCTGGAAGAATTCCTGGGGACGCCCGCAAGAATCTATTTCAAAAACGAAAGCGTGAGCCCCGCAGGCAGCCACAAACCCAACACGGCTGTGGCACAAGCCTATTTTAACATGAAAGAGGGCAATCATCGGCTGGCGACGGAAACCGGAGCAGGCCAATGGGGAAGTGCCCTTTCCTTTGCAACCAGCCTGTTCGACATGGAGTGTGTGGTGTACATGGTGAAAGTAAGCTACCAACAGAAGCCCTTCCGAAAATCTCTTATTCACCTCTGGGGCGCTGAAATTTACGCGAGCCCCTCGGAAAACACCGAGTTTGGACGAAAGGTTTTGGAAAAAGATCCCAACAGTTTAGGCAGTCTGGGTATCGCCATCAGTGAGGCCATTGAAGATACGGTCACGCACCCGGGCACCAAATATGCACTGGGAAGCGTTCTGAATCACGTTTTGCTGCATCAAACCATCATCGGCCAGGAGGCCAAAAAGCAGTTTGAGCTCATTGGTGATTATCCGGACACAGTAATCGGCTGTGTGGGCGGAGGAAGCAATTTTGCCGGTCTGGCGTTTCCGTTCTTGCAGGATAAGATCAGCGGTAAGAAAAAGGACATGAAAGTTCTTGCGATTGAGCCGGCGTCCTCACCCAGCATGACCAAGGGGTATTATCGCTACGATTATGGAGACTCGGCCGGTATGACCCCTCTGATGAAAATGCACACCCTGGGCCACAATTTTATGCCTCCCGGGATTCACGCGGGCGGTCTGCGCTACCACGGGATGGCACCCCTCGTCAGTCTGACGAATAAATTGGGTCTGGTGGAAGCCCGCTCCTATCATCAACTGGATACCTTCAAGGCCGGAATCGATTTTGCACGAACCGAAGGCATTGTTCCTGCTCCTGAGACCGATCATGCCATTTTGGCTGCCATTGACGAAGCCATGAAATGCAAGGAAACCGGTGAGGAAAAAGCCATTCTCTTTAACTTCAGCGGACACGGACATTTCGATATGGCCGCCTACGACGATTATCTTGCAGGGAAATTAGCAAATTACGCCTATCCGAAGGAATTGATCGAAGAAGCCATGAAAGATGTTCCCGTGATTGATTAA
- a CDS encoding anhydro-N-acetylmuramic acid kinase, which translates to MSLYRRFEKNTKEIIGLMSGTSLDGLDMAHVQVSGQGLQTQFSLKAFQTMSYSPRIRELILHCAAPEKGSTACVSQLNFFLAALWGEYVLDFLKTNAIPPHTIDLIGSHGQTIYHQPGPVDVAGQKVRSTLQIGDPSVLAKRTGIPVVGNFRVADMALGGEGAPLVPYVDFLLLRSSSKNRAILNIGGIANVTLLPKNAKKEDVFAFDTGPGNMLIDAVAKTYFRQDFDRNAELARRGRVSRDVLQALLKDPFIQRTPPKSTGRRYFGAEFLKKIKDVAEKHHLTPYDLLATVTQFTSESIVFSYRQWIRPRAEVDEWIVSGGGARNPMILEELRKQLQPANVILSDDVGLPGDAKEAIAFAILANELVSGQPGNLPSVTGASRETPLGVLCFP; encoded by the coding sequence ATGAGTCTTTACAGGCGGTTTGAGAAAAACACAAAAGAAATAATCGGACTGATGTCCGGCACCTCTTTGGATGGATTGGACATGGCGCACGTTCAGGTTTCCGGACAGGGCCTTCAAACCCAATTTTCATTGAAAGCCTTCCAGACGATGTCCTATTCCCCCAGGATCAGGGAATTGATTCTGCATTGTGCGGCTCCGGAAAAAGGGAGCACCGCCTGCGTCAGTCAGCTTAATTTTTTTCTTGCCGCTCTGTGGGGCGAATATGTCCTTGATTTCCTCAAAACAAATGCGATTCCTCCACATACAATTGATCTGATCGGTTCCCACGGGCAGACCATTTACCACCAACCCGGTCCGGTAGATGTTGCCGGACAAAAGGTGCGTTCCACCCTTCAAATTGGTGATCCCAGTGTCTTGGCCAAGCGTACCGGCATTCCGGTGGTTGGAAATTTTCGGGTTGCAGACATGGCTTTGGGTGGCGAGGGGGCCCCGCTTGTGCCGTATGTGGATTTTTTGCTGCTTCGCAGTTCTTCCAAAAATCGAGCGATTCTTAACATTGGAGGAATTGCAAATGTGACCCTTTTGCCCAAAAATGCAAAAAAGGAAGACGTATTCGCATTTGATACGGGTCCCGGAAATATGCTGATTGATGCCGTGGCCAAAACGTATTTCCGTCAGGATTTTGACCGGAACGCGGAGCTTGCGCGGCGGGGAAGGGTTTCGCGGGACGTGCTGCAAGCCTTACTGAAGGATCCGTTCATTCAACGGACTCCTCCGAAGTCAACCGGCCGACGTTATTTTGGGGCAGAGTTCCTGAAGAAAATCAAAGACGTAGCAGAAAAACACCACCTTACGCCGTATGATTTGTTGGCAACGGTGACACAATTTACGAGTGAGTCAATTGTGTTTTCGTACAGGCAGTGGATTCGGCCGCGGGCAGAGGTGGATGAATGGATTGTGAGCGGGGGCGGCGCACGAAACCCAATGATTTTAGAGGAATTGAGAAAACAGCTTCAACCGGCAAACGTCATTTTGTCGGACGATGTTGGACTTCCCGGAGACGCAAAAGAAGCCATTGCCTTCGCCATTTTGGCGAATGAATTGGTTTCCGGCCAGCCGGGCAATTTGCCCTCTGTGACGGGTGCCAGCCGGGAAACACCGCTTGGTGTCCTTTGTTTTCCGTAG
- a CDS encoding transferase: MNVCIFEDDVTVNFAPLSHLRPVYDLRFGIRTLREKIVQTLPEDSRISLLTREYLKDLLQEQNPSLKVNRIPDADTLFVNGRVLMTPELAAEVSRKEAALYVSEGAVVAAFVPRDKLSALKGKEGRLLSRADFPDLPEKTVSATLFKYNFELILGNADEITREFNLFGKGGQILGKVYDGATLLNKENIFIDEGAFVKPGTVLDGEEGPIYIGKGAKILSNVTIDGPTFIGDKSLVKTGAYLYDGVSVGEVSKMGGEVEASIIHSYSNKQHDGFLGHAYLGQWVNLGSDTNNSDLKNNYSNVKVWVNGEFVDSGSLFVGLTMGDHSKAGIDTMFNTGTVVGIMSNVFGAGFPPKFIPSFSWGGADGFVVHKLEKAMETADKVMKRRNQSVTPALEKAIREVFRLTENERASLK, encoded by the coding sequence ATGAATGTTTGCATTTTTGAAGATGACGTAACTGTAAATTTTGCTCCCCTGAGCCACTTGCGGCCAGTGTATGATTTGCGTTTTGGTATTCGAACCCTTCGCGAAAAAATCGTTCAAACGCTTCCGGAGGATTCGCGTATCTCGCTTCTTACACGGGAGTATTTAAAGGACCTTTTGCAGGAACAGAACCCTTCCCTAAAAGTCAACCGGATCCCGGATGCGGACACACTTTTTGTAAACGGCCGGGTTTTGATGACGCCTGAACTGGCTGCGGAGGTTAGTCGTAAGGAAGCGGCTCTTTACGTTTCAGAAGGAGCTGTTGTGGCGGCTTTTGTGCCTCGGGACAAACTGTCTGCATTAAAAGGAAAAGAGGGGCGGCTGCTTTCACGGGCTGATTTTCCTGATCTGCCGGAAAAAACCGTTTCGGCCACGCTCTTCAAATACAATTTTGAGCTGATTCTGGGAAATGCCGATGAGATTACCCGTGAATTCAATCTCTTCGGAAAAGGGGGACAGATTCTGGGAAAGGTTTACGACGGAGCCACACTTTTGAACAAGGAGAATATTTTTATCGACGAAGGCGCGTTTGTGAAACCGGGAACTGTCCTGGACGGCGAGGAAGGTCCCATCTACATCGGAAAGGGCGCAAAAATATTGTCCAATGTGACCATCGATGGTCCCACATTTATTGGCGATAAAAGCCTTGTGAAAACGGGAGCCTATCTTTACGACGGGGTTTCCGTCGGTGAAGTCAGCAAAATGGGCGGGGAAGTGGAAGCGTCGATTATTCATTCCTATTCAAACAAACAACACGACGGTTTTTTGGGCCACGCCTACCTGGGGCAGTGGGTAAATCTGGGATCCGACACGAATAATAGCGATCTTAAAAACAATTACAGCAATGTTAAGGTCTGGGTAAACGGAGAATTTGTGGATTCCGGATCGCTGTTTGTCGGTCTGACCATGGGGGATCATTCCAAGGCAGGAATCGACACCATGTTTAATACGGGAACGGTTGTGGGCATCATGTCCAACGTTTTTGGGGCCGGATTTCCGCCCAAATTTATTCCGTCATTCTCATGGGGCGGCGCGGACGGGTTTGTCGTCCACAAATTGGAAAAGGCCATGGAAACAGCCGACAAGGTCATGAAACGGCGGAATCAGAGCGTAACGCCGGCTCTTGAAAAGGCCATTCGTGAAGTCTTTCGGTTGACCGAAAACGAAAGAGCATCTCTTAAATAG
- a CDS encoding biotin transporter BioY, which translates to MIPVPVTLQTLFVFLAGGFLGARWGAISQLFYLFLGFAGLPVFAGESGPMVFLSPTIGYLLAFPLAALFCGVFIHRGAEKSWGYLLLIYSTSALLILSLGVAGLYLIQALYLKTVFTVTQLFVTGLIIFLPGELLKVLLSAWLTRRLGRHALAGGLSIKNF; encoded by the coding sequence ATGATTCCTGTGCCGGTCACCCTGCAAACCCTGTTTGTGTTTCTGGCCGGGGGTTTTCTCGGGGCTCGTTGGGGAGCCATCAGCCAATTGTTTTATCTTTTCCTCGGATTTGCGGGGCTTCCGGTTTTTGCCGGTGAGAGCGGTCCCATGGTGTTTTTATCTCCCACCATCGGGTATCTTTTGGCCTTTCCTCTGGCCGCTTTGTTTTGCGGGGTTTTCATCCACCGGGGGGCTGAAAAATCGTGGGGTTATTTGCTCCTCATTTATTCCACGAGCGCTCTTCTCATTCTGAGCCTGGGAGTGGCGGGCCTTTATCTGATTCAAGCCCTCTATTTGAAAACCGTTTTTACGGTAACCCAACTGTTCGTGACGGGACTGATCATTTTTTTGCCGGGAGAGCTGTTGAAGGTGCTGCTGTCGGCCTGGCTGACCCGGCGGCTGGGTCGCCATGCTCTGGCCGGGGGCCTGAGTATAAAAAATTTTTGA
- a CDS encoding BamA/TamA family outer membrane protein has product MKQNLKTILYAPAVFVLGMALFWQAPPLFSGELAEFHLQFDPLHSQNRLYLWPRLKQTHVGLALSGGGARGLAHIGVLKVFEENHIPIHMITGTSIGSIVGGLYASGYVSDEILDISQRIHWENILRDQPQRTALFLSLKQTSDRYFFRLYFKNFRPAIPSAVSPGQRLYDELSKVILQAPYHAIHSFDELKYPFRAIATDLVYGKKVVFDRGDLALAMQASATIPLLFQPVKKDSFLLVDGGVVENIPVTDVKALGADIVIASDVTSPLRPVKNMTAPWEIADQVTTIMQFPQREEQLRQADVVVRPNLGNRTNTDFSNPEQAYRAGEKAAWKVIPIIKKKLLQRLTGIQNRLFSIDRVTTETQLPSDKKIIPFHQRLWTGFEIQQLIETIYREGFWKDVWARVTRQSDQTILEIHRTANPILMQVRFTGNTLFPDSLLLKQATYSLQQPINWKVWEKNCEAIIRFYRKKQISLATIQSIRFDSLSHALCLTIREGRIDTIKVEGNARTKDWVILREFPSKAGDIFYAPVIQKGLTNIYSLGFFNRVRIEYNWVNDRLQLTIRVQEKPHLRFSQSYRYDRDRRLKLLFEFSDQNFMGFGGRVALSQIVGKRNLTTQLIFQNDRIFKTYLTSSANVHYSRIKHYTFRRGNIAGEYQERRTGFYYSFGRQVKRLGTASLALRADEIALRQVFGSGYPIIKTREVGLRMQTIIDERNKMPFPTKGKYYNFYYEVFGQFLGNDIAFSKLYSQTEEYFTFFRRLTLHPRMIWGTADLVTPFQEMFQLGGEDFFYGFREDEIRARRFLTTSFEIRYLLPIKSHLNTYISYREDAGAFWKNSMAPIRGDDFIFGQGVGVSLESILGSFSFHYGKNSLNQKTYYFSAGFQF; this is encoded by the coding sequence ATGAAGCAAAACCTTAAAACCATCTTGTATGCTCCGGCAGTCTTCGTTCTGGGCATGGCCCTCTTCTGGCAAGCCCCGCCTTTATTCTCAGGGGAGCTGGCTGAATTTCATCTGCAGTTCGACCCGCTTCACTCGCAAAATAGATTATATTTGTGGCCGCGGCTCAAACAAACCCACGTGGGCCTGGCCCTTTCGGGCGGCGGTGCGCGGGGATTGGCCCATATCGGCGTACTGAAGGTTTTCGAAGAAAACCACATTCCCATTCACATGATTACCGGCACCAGTATTGGTTCCATTGTCGGGGGACTCTACGCGTCCGGATATGTTTCGGATGAAATCCTGGACATATCCCAAAGAATTCACTGGGAAAACATTCTAAGAGACCAGCCGCAACGCACGGCCCTTTTTCTTTCACTTAAACAGACCAGCGATCGTTATTTCTTCCGACTCTACTTTAAAAATTTCAGGCCGGCCATTCCTTCGGCGGTTTCTCCCGGACAACGCCTGTACGACGAGCTTTCCAAGGTTATTCTTCAAGCCCCTTATCACGCCATTCATTCCTTTGATGAACTCAAGTACCCCTTCCGGGCAATAGCGACCGATCTGGTTTATGGAAAAAAAGTGGTGTTCGACCGGGGTGATCTGGCGCTTGCCATGCAGGCCAGTGCCACGATTCCGCTTTTATTTCAGCCCGTAAAAAAGGACTCCTTTTTATTGGTCGATGGCGGCGTGGTCGAAAATATCCCTGTAACCGATGTCAAGGCTTTGGGGGCGGATATTGTCATCGCCTCCGACGTAACCTCTCCCTTGCGTCCCGTAAAAAATATGACCGCTCCCTGGGAAATTGCCGATCAGGTTACCACCATCATGCAATTCCCTCAACGGGAAGAACAATTACGCCAGGCCGATGTGGTGGTTCGCCCCAATCTGGGAAACCGAACAAACACCGATTTTTCAAATCCGGAACAGGCCTATCGGGCGGGTGAAAAGGCCGCGTGGAAAGTAATACCCATTATAAAGAAAAAGCTTCTTCAACGTCTTACGGGAATCCAAAATCGGCTGTTCTCCATCGACCGCGTAACCACCGAAACCCAGCTGCCTTCTGATAAAAAGATCATTCCGTTTCATCAGAGGCTCTGGACAGGATTTGAAATCCAACAGCTCATCGAGACCATTTACCGGGAGGGGTTCTGGAAAGATGTCTGGGCTCGGGTAACACGCCAGTCCGATCAGACCATTCTGGAAATCCACAGGACGGCAAACCCCATTCTGATGCAGGTCCGATTTACGGGAAACACACTTTTCCCCGATTCCCTTCTTCTGAAACAGGCCACGTATTCGCTTCAACAGCCCATTAATTGGAAAGTCTGGGAAAAGAACTGCGAAGCCATTATTCGATTTTATCGAAAAAAACAGATTTCGCTGGCAACCATTCAATCGATCCGTTTCGACTCTCTCTCACATGCACTCTGTCTCACTATTCGTGAGGGGCGAATCGACACCATCAAAGTCGAAGGAAATGCCCGCACAAAGGATTGGGTTATTCTTCGGGAATTTCCCTCTAAGGCAGGGGACATTTTTTACGCACCGGTCATTCAAAAAGGTCTGACCAATATATACAGCCTCGGGTTTTTTAATCGTGTTCGAATCGAATACAACTGGGTCAACGACCGGTTGCAATTGACGATCCGGGTTCAGGAAAAACCGCACCTTCGATTCAGCCAGAGTTATCGGTACGATCGGGATCGACGCTTAAAATTACTATTCGAATTTTCTGATCAGAATTTTATGGGATTTGGTGGGCGTGTGGCGCTTTCCCAAATTGTGGGAAAGCGAAACCTGACCACCCAGCTTATTTTTCAGAACGACCGAATCTTTAAAACCTATTTAACATCCAGTGCCAATGTTCATTATTCCAGAATTAAGCACTACACCTTCAGGCGTGGGAATATTGCAGGGGAATACCAGGAGCGGCGGACGGGATTTTACTATTCCTTCGGCCGGCAGGTCAAACGGTTGGGCACGGCGTCTCTGGCCCTCCGCGCCGATGAGATCGCCCTTCGGCAGGTATTCGGCTCCGGTTATCCGATCATCAAAACCCGAGAAGTGGGGCTTCGGATGCAGACGATTATTGACGAACGGAACAAAATGCCCTTTCCCACAAAAGGCAAATATTACAATTTCTACTACGAAGTTTTTGGTCAATTCCTGGGAAACGATATTGCTTTTTCCAAACTTTATTCCCAAACTGAGGAGTACTTTACGTTTTTCAGACGCCTGACCCTTCATCCCAGAATGATCTGGGGAACCGCTGATCTAGTCACTCCCTTTCAGGAGATGTTTCAACTGGGAGGCGAAGATTTCTTTTATGGATTTCGGGAAGATGAAATCCGCGCCCGTCGGTTCTTAACCACGTCCTTTGAAATTCGCTATTTACTTCCGATCAAATCTCATTTAAATACGTACATTTCTTATCGGGAGGACGCCGGAGCTTTCTGGAAGAACAGCATGGCGCCCATTCGCGGAGACGACTTTATCTTTGGACAGGGGGTTGGAGTCTCATTGGAATCTATTTTGGGCAGCTTTTCTTTTCATTACGGAAAGAATTCTCTGAATCAAAAAACCTACTATTTTTCTGCCGGATTCCAATTTTAG
- the nagB gene encoding glucosamine-6-phosphate deaminase: MLVIRKETYEEMSVEGAKLVAALIRRKPDAVIGFATGSTPLGMYKELIRLHKEEGLDFSKLTTFNLDEYVGLRPEHPESYHYFMWENLFKHVNVNPSKVHIPMGMADDIDAFCEWYEEKIKEAGGIDLQILGIGGNGHIAFNEPGSSLGSRTRIKTLTEKTRKDNARFFNNDMSQVPKYAITMGIGTIMDARELVMLANGPNKAEAIKITVEGPITAMVPATIVQMHRKATIIVDKEAGSKLTGEYTG, from the coding sequence ATGTTAGTTATCCGAAAAGAAACCTACGAGGAAATGAGCGTAGAAGGCGCTAAATTAGTTGCGGCTCTCATTCGAAGAAAACCCGACGCCGTGATCGGATTTGCCACGGGGAGCACTCCGCTTGGAATGTACAAAGAATTGATCCGGCTCCACAAGGAGGAAGGTCTTGATTTCTCAAAATTGACGACATTTAATCTCGATGAATACGTGGGGCTGCGCCCGGAGCATCCGGAGAGTTACCACTATTTTATGTGGGAAAATCTGTTTAAGCACGTGAATGTCAATCCCAGTAAGGTCCATATTCCTATGGGAATGGCAGACGATATTGATGCATTCTGCGAATGGTATGAAGAAAAGATCAAAGAAGCGGGCGGAATTGATCTTCAGATTTTGGGAATTGGCGGTAACGGCCATATTGCATTCAATGAACCCGGCTCCTCTTTGGGCTCCAGAACCCGCATTAAGACACTGACAGAAAAAACCCGTAAAGACAATGCCAGGTTTTTTAACAACGATATGAGCCAGGTGCCAAAATATGCCATCACAATGGGGATCGGGACGATTATGGATGCGCGTGAACTGGTCATGCTGGCCAACGGTCCGAACAAAGCGGAGGCCATCAAAATTACGGTTGAAGGGCCCATTACGGCGATGGTTCCGGCTACAATCGTCCAGATGCACCGGAAAGCAACCATTATTGTGGATAAGGAAGCCGGTTCCAAATTAACGGGTGAATACACCGGTTAA
- a CDS encoding glycosyltransferase yields MARVSVLYPIFRNQQQVLRDLATLHDQTKDSFELAVLDQRDEKKEDFKTRVTQLFPDVKWMEKQFKNIAEMMNFGFEQTSGDLFIYMPPNIGFKPNLVQKYQEAFQSSEKPGMIFSDYEEVYPDGKIEEKHLRDYDGDITERGNYGYVRGYARKAAESVGFYDERFNRAEEYDFRLKLSEKFDLIRVPDILYDVFISTEEAAEKTSVGASKLFYPGEGKYGGFSYLFYDKEEEQEIERAFYEYLKRIGAYLTHENEEVVYGPDETFSPMVSVIIPVYNRATFIGKAIDSVLNGNYQDFDIIVVDNGSTDNTVEVVESYVKKDPRVRLIKNDKNIIGLSLNLAVNASTAKYISQLDSDDEYTPITLEAMVGHLEKHPKCGLAISYYELIDEESNVLEEFGIIKHLEYNRNNILRVDGAGAVRTWHRKVILEMGGFDVEHFGNYGEDYDLVLKVSEKYDVCRVHEVCYRYRRHADNTDVKRKPEMKIYNKTLARKMAIQRRIAINKKLGLA; encoded by the coding sequence ATGGCACGTGTTTCCGTTCTGTATCCCATATTTCGCAATCAGCAGCAGGTCTTGCGGGATTTAGCTACCCTTCACGATCAAACAAAGGATTCATTCGAATTGGCCGTGTTGGACCAACGTGATGAAAAAAAAGAGGATTTTAAGACCCGCGTGACCCAGCTTTTTCCAGATGTAAAATGGATGGAAAAACAATTCAAGAACATTGCGGAAATGATGAACTTTGGTTTTGAACAAACCTCTGGAGACCTTTTTATTTACATGCCTCCGAATATCGGGTTCAAGCCGAACCTCGTCCAAAAATATCAAGAGGCCTTTCAATCCTCCGAAAAACCCGGGATGATTTTTTCCGATTATGAAGAAGTTTACCCGGATGGGAAGATTGAGGAAAAACATCTTCGGGATTACGATGGCGATATTACCGAGCGAGGCAATTATGGCTACGTGCGGGGCTATGCCCGGAAAGCGGCAGAGAGTGTTGGCTTTTACGATGAACGCTTTAATCGGGCAGAAGAATACGATTTTCGATTGAAGCTCTCGGAAAAATTTGATTTGATCCGTGTGCCGGACATTCTGTACGATGTGTTTATTTCCACCGAGGAAGCGGCCGAGAAAACAAGTGTGGGCGCCTCGAAACTTTTTTATCCGGGTGAAGGCAAATACGGCGGTTTTTCCTATTTGTTTTACGACAAAGAAGAAGAGCAGGAAATTGAGCGGGCCTTTTACGAATACCTAAAGCGAATCGGAGCCTATTTGACACACGAAAATGAGGAGGTGGTTTACGGGCCTGACGAGACATTCTCTCCCATGGTCAGTGTGATTATTCCGGTCTACAACCGGGCAACGTTTATCGGAAAGGCCATTGATTCGGTTTTAAATGGAAATTACCAGGATTTCGACATTATTGTTGTGGACAATGGTTCCACGGACAATACCGTCGAGGTTGTGGAATCCTACGTTAAAAAGGACCCGCGGGTTCGGCTGATCAAGAATGATAAAAATATCATTGGTCTTTCACTCAATCTGGCGGTAAATGCCTCCACGGCAAAATATATCTCCCAATTGGATTCCGATGACGAGTACACGCCCATTACCCTGGAAGCCATGGTTGGACATCTGGAGAAGCATCCAAAATGCGGCCTGGCCATTTCCTATTATGAATTGATTGATGAAGAAAGCAACGTTCTGGAGGAATTCGGAATTATTAAACATCTGGAATACAATCGGAACAATATTCTTCGCGTGGATGGTGCGGGTGCTGTGCGGACCTGGCATCGCAAGGTCATTTTGGAAATGGGCGGTTTTGATGTGGAACATTTTGGGAATTATGGTGAAGACTACGATCTGGTACTGAAGGTTTCGGAGAAATACGACGTGTGCCGCGTGCACGAGGTGTGCTATCGGTACCGGCGGCATGCAGACAATACCGATGTCAAGCGGAAACCGGAAATGAAAATTTACAACAAGACCCTGGCCCGCAAAATGGCCATTCAGCGCCGAATTGCAATCAATAAAAAATTGGGTCTTGCATAA
- the ccsA gene encoding cytochrome c biogenesis protein CcsA yields METGIIILRWIGWVIYFLSFIFYIRYFQEQRKDLAKPATFFLIAGVFVQAIALLLQWEMEGHFPIVSVGEATFTWMFFFGLLYLILEIRLREQAFGVFIVGLMVTFIMISNLLPLHHGPLPTFFQDKTIQVHILLMLFSYTGFTIGFIASVMYLLLLKELREKNLGYFYSRLPALELLDKLSLESIYIGFIFLTVGILIALSLGSKYLTHAWYLDSKIVSVFITWIIYAVYLGTRWFLNWQPRKCAYISITGFSWIIVSFMIMTTLFSKVHAY; encoded by the coding sequence ATGGAAACAGGTATCATAATTTTGAGATGGATTGGATGGGTGATCTATTTTCTCAGCTTTATATTTTACATCCGTTATTTTCAGGAACAGCGGAAGGACTTGGCCAAACCGGCCACATTTTTTTTGATTGCAGGGGTCTTTGTGCAGGCGATCGCCCTTTTGTTGCAGTGGGAAATGGAAGGACATTTTCCGATTGTAAGCGTCGGAGAAGCGACCTTTACCTGGATGTTCTTTTTTGGCCTTCTGTATCTTATTCTTGAAATTCGATTGAGAGAACAGGCGTTTGGTGTTTTTATTGTGGGGCTGATGGTCACATTTATCATGATATCGAATCTTTTACCGCTTCATCATGGTCCGCTGCCCACATTTTTTCAGGACAAAACCATTCAGGTTCATATCCTCCTGATGCTCTTTTCCTACACGGGATTCACCATTGGCTTTATTGCAAGTGTGATGTATTTGCTTCTTCTGAAAGAACTTCGCGAAAAAAATCTGGGGTACTTTTATTCCAGACTTCCCGCCTTGGAGCTTCTGGACAAACTGAGTTTAGAGTCGATTTATATCGGATTTATCTTTCTCACCGTGGGTATCCTGATTGCCCTCTCATTGGGATCAAAATATCTGACGCACGCCTGGTATCTGGATTCAAAAATTGTAAGCGTTTTTATAACCTGGATCATTTATGCCGTTTATCTGGGAACACGGTGGTTTCTGAACTGGCAGCCGCGAAAGTGTGCGTACATTTCCATTACAGGGTTTAGCTGGATTATCGTCTCATTTATGATTATGACGACTCTTTTTTCAAAAGTCCATGCGTATTAG